From Actinoplanes oblitus, a single genomic window includes:
- the pgsA gene encoding phosphatidylinositol phosphate synthase — MAKIVQVTARAVVSYGVNPVARFLLRIGVSPDAVTVAGTVGVLIGSYFGAKGQLFWGTVIVTACALTDVLDGTMARLRGGSSRFGALLDSSMDRIADGAVFGAVAYYLATEGNPYNGMIAALVSLVFGQVVSYVKARAQSLGLNADVGLAERLERLLIVGVGGLLGAAGLDWGLPAALWVLAVLSVITAGQRLIHARTTEPKVAAE, encoded by the coding sequence ATGGCAAAGATCGTTCAAGTAACGGCCCGTGCCGTCGTCTCGTACGGCGTCAACCCGGTCGCACGTTTCCTACTCCGGATCGGCGTCTCACCTGACGCCGTCACCGTCGCGGGCACCGTCGGGGTGCTGATCGGTTCGTACTTCGGTGCGAAGGGTCAGCTCTTCTGGGGCACCGTGATCGTAACCGCCTGCGCTCTCACCGATGTGCTCGACGGGACAATGGCCCGGCTTCGCGGCGGTTCGAGCAGATTCGGGGCGCTTCTCGACTCCTCGATGGACCGGATCGCCGACGGTGCCGTGTTCGGCGCGGTCGCCTACTACCTGGCCACCGAGGGCAACCCGTACAACGGGATGATCGCCGCCCTGGTCAGCCTGGTCTTCGGCCAGGTCGTGTCGTACGTGAAGGCCCGCGCCCAGTCCCTCGGCCTGAACGCCGACGTCGGCCTCGCCGAGCGCCTGGAGCGCCTGCTCATCGTCGGTGTCGGCGGCCTGCTCGGCGCCGCCGGTCTGGACTGGGGCCTGCCCGCGGCGCTCTGGGTGCTGGCCGTCCTCTCGGTGATCACCGCGGGCCAGCGGCTGATCCACGCCCGGACCACCGAGCCCAAGGTCGCCGCCGAGTGA
- a CDS encoding elongation factor G-like protein EF-G2 encodes MAQKTSEKGQAGAAAPVVTEPGRVRNVVLVGHSGAGKTTLVEALLAATGTITRAGTVTDGTTVTDYDPAAVRQQRSVALSCAPLVHQDVKVNLLDTPGFADFVGELRAGLRAADAALFVVSAVDGVDDATIALWEECAAVGMPRAVAITRLDHPRADYEQVLQDCQEAFGENVMPVYQPMLGDDGQSVAGLIGLVTLKVLDYSQGYPPALRTAEAEHLNPIADDRNQLIEGIIAESEDETLMDRYIGGELIDTEALIPDLEKAVARGNFYPVIPVCAGTGVGLDALLDGLVTSFPSPLEHDLPVVTGVDGSARPPLTCDPGGPLVAEVVRTTIDRHVGRVSLVRVFSGTLRPDQTLHVSGHGLAERGHPDHDADERVAHVYTPLGATLREVGSCVAGDICAITKSGSAETGDTLSGKDDPLLMEPWSMPEPLLPIAVVAKTRSDEDALAKNLARLVAGDPTLRLERNADTHQLVLWTMGESHADVVLDRLRSGGVELDTEPVKVALRETFGGPAKGHGRHVKQSGGHGQYAVCDIEVEPLPRGSGFEFVNRVVGGAVPHNYIPSVEKGVRAQLEKGIVAGYPVIDLRVTLFDGKAHSVDSSDAAFQTAGALALREAAAAGQVTLLEPVDEIVVRVPDTYVGAVMSDLSSRRGRPLGTESEADGGHSLVRAEVPATELIRYAVELRALSSGAGTFSRTYVRHEPMPAHLAEAIKKAAG; translated from the coding sequence ATGGCGCAGAAGACTTCGGAGAAGGGGCAAGCCGGCGCGGCCGCGCCGGTGGTGACAGAGCCCGGCAGAGTTCGCAACGTGGTGCTGGTGGGGCATTCCGGCGCCGGGAAGACCACGCTGGTGGAGGCCTTGCTCGCGGCCACCGGCACGATCACCCGGGCCGGGACCGTCACGGACGGCACCACGGTCACCGACTACGACCCGGCGGCGGTGCGGCAGCAGCGGTCGGTGGCGCTGTCCTGCGCGCCGCTGGTGCACCAGGACGTGAAGGTCAACCTGCTGGACACCCCCGGGTTCGCCGACTTCGTCGGTGAGCTGCGGGCCGGGCTGCGCGCCGCGGACGCCGCGCTGTTCGTGGTCTCCGCCGTCGACGGCGTGGACGACGCCACCATCGCGCTCTGGGAGGAGTGCGCGGCGGTCGGCATGCCCCGGGCCGTGGCGATCACCCGGCTGGACCACCCGCGCGCCGACTACGAGCAGGTGCTGCAGGACTGCCAGGAGGCGTTCGGCGAGAACGTGATGCCCGTCTACCAGCCGATGCTGGGCGACGACGGTCAGTCGGTCGCCGGCCTGATCGGCCTGGTCACGCTGAAGGTGCTGGACTACTCGCAGGGCTATCCGCCGGCGCTGCGGACCGCCGAGGCCGAGCACCTCAACCCGATCGCCGACGACCGGAACCAGCTCATCGAGGGGATCATCGCGGAGAGCGAGGACGAGACCCTGATGGACAGGTACATCGGCGGCGAGCTGATCGACACCGAGGCGCTGATCCCGGACCTGGAGAAAGCCGTCGCCCGGGGCAACTTCTACCCGGTCATCCCGGTCTGCGCGGGCACCGGCGTCGGTCTGGACGCCCTGCTCGACGGCCTGGTCACCAGCTTCCCGTCGCCGCTGGAGCACGACCTGCCGGTGGTCACCGGCGTGGACGGCTCGGCGCGCCCGCCGCTGACCTGCGACCCGGGCGGCCCGCTGGTGGCCGAGGTGGTGCGCACCACGATCGACCGGCACGTCGGGCGGGTCTCGCTGGTCCGGGTCTTCTCCGGCACCCTGCGCCCGGACCAGACCCTGCACGTCTCCGGGCACGGCCTGGCCGAGCGCGGTCACCCGGACCACGACGCCGACGAGCGGGTGGCGCACGTCTACACGCCGCTCGGCGCCACGCTGCGCGAGGTCGGCTCCTGCGTCGCCGGCGACATCTGCGCGATCACCAAGTCCGGGTCCGCCGAGACCGGCGACACGCTGTCCGGCAAGGACGACCCGCTGCTGATGGAGCCCTGGTCGATGCCCGAGCCGCTGCTGCCGATCGCGGTGGTGGCCAAGACCCGCTCGGACGAGGACGCCCTGGCCAAGAACCTGGCCCGGCTGGTGGCCGGCGACCCGACGCTGCGCCTGGAGCGCAACGCCGACACGCACCAGCTGGTGCTCTGGACGATGGGCGAGTCACACGCCGACGTGGTGCTGGACCGGCTCCGGTCCGGCGGTGTCGAGCTGGACACCGAGCCGGTGAAGGTGGCGCTGCGCGAGACGTTCGGCGGGCCGGCCAAGGGGCACGGCCGGCACGTGAAGCAGTCCGGCGGCCACGGGCAGTACGCGGTCTGCGACATCGAGGTGGAACCGCTGCCCCGCGGCTCCGGCTTCGAGTTCGTCAACCGGGTGGTCGGCGGCGCCGTGCCGCACAACTACATCCCGTCGGTGGAGAAGGGCGTCCGGGCCCAGCTGGAGAAAGGCATCGTGGCCGGCTATCCGGTCATCGACCTGCGGGTCACCCTCTTCGACGGCAAGGCGCACAGCGTGGACTCCTCGGACGCGGCGTTCCAGACCGCCGGGGCGCTGGCGCTGCGCGAGGCGGCCGCCGCCGGCCAGGTGACCCTGCTGGAGCCGGTCGACGAGATCGTGGTGCGGGTGCCGGACACCTACGTCGGCGCGGTGATGAGCGACCTGTCCAGCCGGCGCGGCCGGCCCCTGGGCACCGAGTCGGAGGCGGACGGCGGGCACAGCCTGGTCCGGGCCGAGGTGCCGGCGACCGAGCTGATCCGGTACGCGGTCGAGCTGCGCGCCCTCTCGTCCGGCGCGGGCACGTTCTCCCGTACCTATGTCCGGCACGAGCCCATGCCGGCCCACCTGGCCGAGGCGATCAAGAAAGCGGCTGGCTAG
- a CDS encoding HIT family protein: MTYIDGIATPQGCAFCLAPGLSEPESLVVARGELVYAVLNLYPYNPGHLMICPYRHVADYTDLTEEETVEVAGFTRTAMRVIRAVSRPHGFNLGMNQGSVAGAGIAAHLHQHVVPRWGGDANFMSVIGRTKMLPQLLGDTRLMLAKAWPSQPLS; the protein is encoded by the coding sequence ATGACCTACATCGACGGGATCGCCACGCCGCAGGGCTGCGCGTTCTGTCTCGCACCGGGGCTGTCCGAGCCGGAGAGCCTGGTGGTGGCCCGCGGCGAGCTGGTCTACGCGGTGCTCAACCTCTATCCGTACAACCCGGGCCACCTGATGATCTGCCCGTACCGGCACGTCGCCGACTACACCGACCTGACCGAGGAGGAGACGGTCGAGGTGGCCGGCTTCACCCGGACGGCGATGCGGGTGATCCGCGCGGTGAGCCGCCCGCACGGCTTCAACCTGGGGATGAACCAGGGCTCGGTGGCCGGCGCCGGGATCGCCGCCCACCTGCACCAGCACGTGGTGCCGAGGTGGGGCGGCGACGCCAACTTCATGTCGGTGATCGGCCGGACCAAGATGCTGCCGCAGCTGCTCGGCGACACCCGGCTGATGCTCGCGAAAGCCTGGCCTAGCCAGCCGCTTTCTTGA
- the thrS gene encoding threonine--tRNA ligase, with amino-acid sequence MSAPRTPAVADPLVVPAGTTAADAVAAAGLPANGPKAVVVVREADGRLRDLTWTPAADTEVTPVAIDEPDGLDVLRHSTAHVLAQAVQDVFPEAKLGIGPPIRDGFYYDFDVAKPFQPEDLTKLEKRMQEIVKAGQTFHRREYSSLDEAKAELHAEPFKLELVDIKGDVDAEAAAVGAGELTHYDNVDKDGKRVWGDLCRGPHLPSTRLIPAFKLMRSAAAYWRGSEKNPQLQRIYGTAWPSRDELKAYLNRLAEAERRDHRKLGTELDLFSFPDEIGSGLVVFHPKGGVIKREMEDYVRARHIEEGFQYVGSPHISKENLFLTSGHLPYYKDTMFPPMQLEGADYYLKAMNCPMHNLIFRSRGRSYRELPMRLFEFGTVYRYEKSGVVHGLTRVRGLTQDDSHSYVTAEQAPAEIKHLLNFVRSLLDDFGLDDYYLELSTRDPQSDKFIGTDKQWETATRVLEDVAKESGLELVLDPGGAAFYGPKISVQAKDAIGRTWQMSTIQYDFNMPARFGLEYQAADGTRQEPVMIHSAKFGSLERFFGVLVEHYAGAFPAWLAPVQVVGIPIRDDHADYLSAFVERLRKEGIRAEVDFSTDRMQKKIRTAQQQKIPFMAIAGDDDVNGGTVSFRYRDGSQRNGVTIDEAVAHVVEVVRSRTNTGPSAV; translated from the coding sequence GTGTCCGCACCCCGTACACCCGCTGTGGCCGACCCCCTAGTCGTCCCGGCCGGGACTACGGCGGCCGACGCGGTGGCCGCCGCCGGGCTCCCGGCCAACGGGCCGAAAGCCGTCGTCGTGGTCCGCGAGGCCGACGGCCGGCTGCGTGACCTGACCTGGACGCCGGCCGCCGACACCGAGGTCACCCCGGTCGCCATCGACGAGCCGGACGGCCTCGACGTGCTGCGCCACTCCACCGCGCACGTGCTCGCCCAGGCCGTGCAGGACGTCTTCCCGGAGGCGAAACTGGGCATCGGCCCGCCGATCCGGGACGGCTTCTACTACGACTTCGACGTGGCGAAGCCGTTCCAGCCGGAGGACCTGACGAAGCTCGAGAAGCGGATGCAGGAGATCGTCAAGGCGGGTCAGACCTTCCACCGCCGGGAGTACTCGTCGCTCGACGAGGCCAAGGCCGAGTTGCACGCCGAGCCGTTCAAGCTGGAACTGGTCGACATCAAGGGCGACGTGGACGCGGAGGCGGCGGCCGTCGGTGCCGGCGAGCTCACCCATTACGACAACGTCGACAAGGACGGCAAGCGCGTCTGGGGCGACCTGTGCCGGGGCCCGCACCTGCCGTCGACCCGGCTGATCCCGGCGTTCAAGCTGATGCGCTCGGCCGCCGCGTACTGGCGCGGGTCGGAGAAGAACCCGCAACTTCAACGGATCTACGGTACGGCGTGGCCGTCGCGTGACGAGCTCAAGGCGTACCTCAATCGTCTTGCCGAAGCCGAACGCCGGGACCACCGCAAGCTGGGCACCGAGCTGGACCTGTTCTCGTTCCCCGATGAGATCGGGTCGGGTCTCGTGGTCTTCCACCCGAAGGGTGGCGTGATCAAGCGCGAGATGGAGGACTACGTCCGCGCCCGCCACATCGAGGAGGGCTTCCAGTACGTCGGCAGCCCGCACATCAGCAAGGAGAACCTGTTCCTCACGTCGGGCCACCTGCCCTACTACAAGGACACGATGTTCCCCCCGATGCAGCTGGAGGGTGCGGACTACTACCTCAAGGCGATGAACTGCCCGATGCACAACCTGATCTTCAGGTCGCGCGGGCGGTCCTACCGTGAGCTGCCGATGCGGCTGTTCGAGTTCGGCACGGTCTACCGCTACGAGAAGTCCGGCGTGGTGCACGGCCTGACCCGGGTGCGCGGCCTGACCCAGGACGACTCGCACTCCTACGTGACCGCCGAGCAGGCCCCGGCCGAGATCAAGCACCTGTTGAACTTCGTCCGCTCGCTGCTCGACGACTTCGGCCTGGACGACTACTACCTGGAGCTGTCGACCCGGGACCCGCAGAGCGACAAGTTCATCGGTACGGACAAGCAGTGGGAGACCGCCACTCGCGTGCTGGAGGACGTGGCGAAGGAGTCCGGCCTGGAGCTGGTGCTCGACCCGGGTGGCGCGGCGTTCTACGGTCCGAAGATCAGCGTGCAGGCCAAGGACGCGATCGGCCGGACGTGGCAGATGTCGACGATCCAGTACGACTTCAACATGCCGGCCCGGTTCGGCCTCGAGTACCAGGCGGCCGACGGCACCCGGCAGGAGCCGGTGATGATCCACTCGGCGAAGTTCGGGTCCCTCGAGCGGTTCTTCGGCGTGCTGGTGGAGCACTACGCGGGCGCGTTCCCGGCCTGGCTGGCGCCGGTGCAGGTGGTCGGCATCCCGATCCGCGACGACCACGCCGACTACCTGTCGGCGTTCGTCGAGCGCCTGCGCAAGGAGGGCATCCGGGCCGAGGTGGACTTCTCCACCGACCGGATGCAGAAGAAGATCCGGACCGCGCAGCAGCAGAAGATCCCGTTCATGGCGATCGCCGGCGACGACGACGTGAACGGCGGCACCGTGTCGTTCCGCTACCGGGACGGCTCGCAGCGCAACGGCGTCACGATCGACGAGGCCGTCGCGCACGTCGTCGAGGTGGTGCGCTCCCGGACCAACACCGGGCCGTCGGCCGTCTGA
- a CDS encoding ADP-ribosylglycohydrolase family protein encodes MSFTLFPGTRLALALESLAGLSVGDALGAQYFVPGNKPSDLLAARTPAPPWDWTDDTEQACCLVATLDEGDFDRDAFAARLGDVFEPYRGYGPGAVVMLRQIREGVPWPIAAAAAFDGQGSCGNGAAMRAAPLGAWHADSLQHAAVQGARAAEVTHAHPEGIAGGVAVSVAAAFAAAARLNGERPDPGRLLLATAAHTGAGVVHDGLREAASVKGVEEAAARLGNGGQATAQDTVPFALWVADRYLDDYPAAVAACVVAGGDVDTTAAIAGGVVAAYTGADGIPGAWLSSREPLPAWLAAASGE; translated from the coding sequence ATGTCCTTCACACTTTTCCCCGGTACGCGACTCGCGTTGGCCCTCGAGAGCCTGGCCGGCCTCAGTGTCGGTGACGCGCTCGGAGCCCAGTACTTCGTGCCCGGCAACAAGCCGTCCGACCTGCTCGCCGCCCGCACCCCGGCACCGCCCTGGGACTGGACCGACGACACCGAGCAGGCCTGCTGCCTGGTGGCCACCCTGGACGAGGGCGACTTCGACCGGGACGCCTTCGCCGCGCGCCTCGGCGACGTCTTCGAGCCCTATCGGGGCTACGGCCCCGGTGCGGTGGTGATGCTGCGCCAGATCCGCGAGGGCGTGCCCTGGCCGATCGCGGCGGCGGCGGCGTTCGACGGGCAGGGCTCCTGCGGCAACGGCGCGGCGATGCGCGCGGCCCCGCTCGGCGCGTGGCACGCCGACTCGCTCCAGCACGCCGCGGTCCAGGGCGCCCGGGCCGCCGAGGTGACCCACGCGCACCCGGAGGGGATCGCCGGCGGGGTGGCGGTGTCGGTGGCCGCCGCGTTCGCCGCGGCCGCCCGGCTCAACGGGGAGCGGCCCGACCCCGGCCGGTTGTTGCTGGCCACCGCGGCGCACACCGGGGCGGGCGTGGTCCACGACGGGCTCCGCGAGGCGGCCTCGGTCAAGGGCGTCGAGGAGGCCGCGGCCCGGCTGGGCAACGGCGGTCAGGCGACCGCGCAGGACACCGTGCCGTTCGCGCTCTGGGTGGCCGACCGCTATCTGGACGACTACCCGGCGGCCGTGGCGGCGTGCGTGGTGGCCGGCGGGGACGTGGACACCACAGCGGCGATCGCCGGCGGAGTGGTGGCGGCGTACACCGGCGCCGACGGCATCCCGGGCGCCTGGCTGTCCAGCCGGGAGCCGTTACCGGCGTGGCTGGCCGCCGCGAGCGGCGAGTGA
- a CDS encoding response regulator transcription factor, translating into MATVLLVEDDHVVRGAMLRSLADRGHAVHAVGTALEALRRVAAETPDLVVLDLGLPDLDGSDALRMLRGITDVPIIIATARDDEQTVVRLLRAGADDYMVKPFTGAHLDARIATVLRRVGRASRAAAPAVHEVGDLRVDVGERSATLGDQPLALTRKEFDLLAYLAARPGRVVSRRELLEEVWRQPSVGEDQTIDVHLYWLRRKLGESAAKPRYLRTVRGVGFRLVAPD; encoded by the coding sequence ATGGCCACGGTGTTGCTCGTCGAAGACGATCATGTCGTGCGTGGCGCCATGCTCCGCTCGCTCGCCGACCGGGGGCACGCCGTGCACGCCGTCGGCACCGCGCTGGAGGCACTCCGGCGGGTCGCCGCGGAGACCCCCGACCTCGTCGTGCTCGACCTCGGGCTGCCCGACCTGGACGGGTCGGACGCGCTGCGGATGCTGCGCGGCATCACCGACGTGCCGATCATCATCGCCACCGCGCGTGACGACGAGCAGACCGTCGTGCGCCTGTTGCGGGCCGGCGCCGACGACTACATGGTCAAACCGTTCACCGGCGCGCACCTGGACGCCCGGATCGCCACCGTGCTACGCCGGGTCGGCCGCGCCAGCCGGGCCGCGGCCCCCGCCGTCCACGAGGTGGGTGACTTGCGGGTTGACGTGGGCGAGCGGAGCGCTACCCTCGGCGACCAGCCGCTGGCGCTGACCCGCAAGGAGTTCGACCTGCTGGCCTACCTCGCCGCCCGCCCGGGCCGAGTGGTTTCCCGTCGTGAGCTGTTGGAGGAGGTATGGCGACAGCCATCGGTCGGCGAGGACCAGACCATCGACGTGCATTTGTACTGGCTCCGCCGGAAACTGGGCGAGTCCGCGGCGAAGCCCCGCTACCTGCGCACCGTGCGGGGGGTCGGATTCCGGTTGGTGGCGCCGGACTGA
- a CDS encoding HAMP domain-containing sensor histidine kinase, which translates to MAGAIVAGAGPKGMNAAVAAAGGPVVHVPGLAPSDGGRASAQQIDQAATTTEASVVDVAGGVVRLQPVTTAGKSWVVEAFVPDSALGENTARDWWLLLGLAVILVGGSVIVVDRLARGAVSSANNLVEAALAVGDGDLDVRISPSGPRELAEAGYAFNRMADRLVSSRTDERELVADLSHRLRTPLTALRLDAEALDPDDTQIIDLTADEVDRRRGIRRIRQAIATLEDEVNSLINTTRQAVAAEVAAAPEEGLCDASEVVRERMTFWSALAGDQNRQFRVVGAHLRIPVPVARAELAAALDAILGNVFRYTPQGTAFEVALSRRDGWVALRVDDAGPGIPDPERALRRGQSQQGSTGLGLDIARRLTQSTGGSVSLDRATMGGASVVMLIADAEATPKTPSRFGLVGRGRLGRRPS; encoded by the coding sequence GTGGCCGGCGCGATCGTCGCCGGCGCCGGGCCGAAAGGCATGAACGCCGCTGTCGCCGCGGCCGGCGGCCCGGTGGTGCACGTCCCGGGCCTGGCGCCCAGCGACGGCGGCCGGGCCAGCGCCCAGCAGATCGACCAGGCCGCGACCACGACCGAGGCCAGCGTCGTGGACGTGGCCGGCGGCGTGGTCCGGTTGCAGCCGGTCACCACGGCCGGCAAGTCCTGGGTGGTCGAGGCCTTCGTGCCGGACTCCGCCCTGGGCGAGAACACCGCGCGTGACTGGTGGCTGCTGCTCGGGCTGGCCGTGATCCTGGTCGGCGGGTCGGTGATAGTCGTCGACCGGCTCGCCCGCGGCGCCGTCTCCTCGGCGAACAACCTGGTCGAGGCGGCCCTCGCGGTCGGCGACGGCGACCTGGACGTGCGCATCTCCCCGTCCGGCCCGCGCGAGCTGGCCGAGGCCGGTTACGCCTTCAACCGGATGGCCGACCGCCTGGTCAGCTCCCGCACCGACGAGCGGGAGCTGGTCGCCGACCTGTCGCACCGGCTGCGCACCCCACTCACCGCGCTGCGCCTGGACGCCGAGGCGCTCGACCCGGACGACACCCAGATCATCGACCTGACGGCCGACGAGGTGGACCGGCGGCGCGGCATCCGGCGCATCCGGCAGGCCATCGCCACCCTCGAGGACGAGGTCAACTCCCTGATCAACACCACCCGGCAGGCGGTCGCGGCGGAGGTGGCGGCAGCTCCCGAGGAGGGTCTGTGCGATGCCAGCGAGGTGGTCCGCGAGCGGATGACGTTCTGGTCCGCGCTGGCCGGCGACCAGAACCGGCAGTTCCGGGTGGTCGGCGCGCACCTGCGCATCCCGGTGCCGGTGGCCCGCGCCGAGCTGGCCGCCGCGCTGGACGCGATCCTCGGCAACGTCTTCCGGTACACCCCGCAGGGCACCGCGTTCGAGGTGGCGCTCTCCCGCCGGGACGGCTGGGTGGCGCTGCGGGTGGACGACGCCGGTCCGGGCATCCCCGACCCGGAGAGAGCCCTGCGCCGCGGCCAGAGCCAGCAGGGCTCGACCGGCCTGGGCCTGGACATCGCCCGCCGGCTCACCCAGTCCACCGGCGGCTCGGTCAGCCTGGACCGGGCCACCATGGGTGGGGCCAGCGTGGTGATGCTGATCGCCGACGCCGAGGCCACCCCCAAGACCCCGAGTCGTTTCGGACTGGTCGGCCGCGGCCGGCTGGGACGACGCCCGAGCTGA
- a CDS encoding RICIN domain-containing protein encodes MLPVALGLALLGVGGVVGPSVIGASAPDDPGRFELTALPADAPDQGLVYEGLKPAAANALCAGSYVLFEETCTHGPDRAPTGLAVGRDVAPVTAAAKLPSSVRVLPRSAVPGDGEIARELGGSALTPEAPALIPDPAPGNADFVLGPDGVACEGDGQSGKRVQALYLYTAGGASRYGKYVNSFRTWAGGVDAIFDASAGETGGSRHVRYLTTADCTVAVSEVELPAGSLDSFAATVKALGALGYNRTDRKYLMFADTNVYCGIGTYVDDQRPGRTNRNNAGPSYARVDSGCWSSAMAALELTHVFGAVLNGAPNGTGAGGCRDDFDLLCGADRANRAVRQACPKSHEVRLDCGHDDYFDTNPEPGSFLDTHWNVALSDFLLRSDGGDDIPDVPGAVTPDPTTSPSTPATTAPATPDPSPSSASPSPSISASTPAGDTPAAPSPTPSTSAAPLPGVSASPGAQVAVEPAAFEQPHAESGVNGSGDQDAGAPEPETGGGSGVQAVLEIRDATSMSARLTWSAASDKAKYQVWVDGKPVATTKATRARLIGLKPDATYRVEITSKTLDYHATGTARTAPAARPVQNSYFVLANALTGGAADLYAARTADGTPATLAPADGGNQQQWQLVPAAAEGSYTLVSRASGKCLLPLGGVAVAGAPLVQGDCASAGTQWRLQASDYGFTLRSGTGDLAVGVGSQRFGWHRVLTLQPDTGQRHQSWTAVPN; translated from the coding sequence ATGCTTCCGGTGGCCCTCGGGCTGGCCCTGCTCGGGGTCGGCGGCGTGGTCGGCCCCAGCGTGATCGGCGCCTCCGCGCCCGACGACCCCGGCCGGTTCGAGCTCACCGCGCTGCCCGCCGACGCTCCCGACCAGGGCCTGGTCTACGAGGGGCTCAAGCCGGCTGCCGCGAACGCGCTGTGCGCCGGGTCGTACGTGCTGTTCGAGGAGACCTGCACGCACGGCCCGGACCGGGCGCCCACCGGCCTGGCCGTCGGCCGGGACGTCGCCCCGGTCACCGCCGCCGCCAAGCTGCCCTCGTCGGTACGCGTGCTGCCGAGAAGCGCCGTCCCCGGGGACGGCGAGATCGCCCGTGAGCTGGGTGGCAGCGCGCTCACCCCGGAGGCGCCGGCGCTGATCCCCGACCCGGCACCGGGCAACGCCGACTTCGTGCTCGGCCCGGACGGCGTGGCCTGCGAGGGCGACGGGCAGAGCGGCAAGCGCGTGCAGGCGCTCTACCTCTACACCGCCGGCGGCGCCAGCCGGTACGGCAAGTACGTCAACTCGTTCCGCACCTGGGCCGGCGGCGTCGACGCCATCTTCGACGCGAGTGCCGGCGAGACCGGGGGCTCCCGGCACGTGCGCTACCTGACCACCGCCGACTGCACTGTCGCCGTCTCCGAGGTGGAGCTGCCGGCCGGTTCGCTCGACTCGTTCGCCGCCACCGTCAAGGCGCTCGGCGCGCTCGGCTACAACCGCACCGACCGCAAGTACCTGATGTTCGCCGACACCAACGTCTACTGCGGCATCGGCACCTACGTCGACGACCAGCGCCCGGGCCGGACCAACCGCAACAACGCCGGCCCGTCGTACGCCCGGGTCGACTCCGGCTGCTGGAGCTCGGCGATGGCGGCGCTCGAGCTGACCCACGTGTTCGGCGCGGTACTCAACGGCGCGCCGAACGGCACCGGCGCCGGTGGCTGCCGGGACGACTTCGACCTGCTCTGCGGCGCCGACCGGGCGAACCGCGCGGTCCGCCAGGCCTGCCCGAAATCGCACGAGGTGCGGCTGGACTGCGGGCACGACGACTACTTCGACACCAACCCGGAGCCGGGCAGCTTCCTGGACACCCACTGGAACGTGGCGCTCAGCGACTTCCTGCTGCGCAGCGACGGCGGCGACGACATCCCGGACGTGCCGGGCGCCGTCACCCCCGACCCGACGACCAGCCCCAGCACGCCGGCCACCACCGCGCCGGCCACGCCGGACCCGTCACCCAGCTCCGCGTCGCCGAGCCCGAGCATCAGCGCCAGCACCCCGGCCGGCGACACCCCGGCCGCCCCGAGCCCCACGCCGAGCACCTCGGCCGCGCCGCTGCCCGGCGTGAGCGCCTCGCCGGGCGCCCAGGTCGCTGTCGAACCGGCCGCCTTCGAGCAGCCGCACGCCGAGAGCGGCGTCAACGGCTCCGGCGACCAGGACGCCGGCGCCCCCGAGCCGGAGACCGGTGGCGGTTCCGGGGTGCAGGCCGTCCTGGAGATCCGCGACGCGACCAGCATGTCGGCCCGGCTCACCTGGAGTGCCGCGTCCGACAAGGCGAAATACCAGGTGTGGGTGGACGGCAAGCCGGTGGCCACCACGAAGGCGACGCGGGCGCGGCTGATCGGCCTCAAGCCGGACGCCACCTACCGGGTCGAGATCACCAGCAAGACGCTCGACTACCACGCGACCGGCACGGCCCGGACCGCCCCGGCGGCCCGCCCGGTGCAGAACTCGTACTTCGTGCTGGCCAACGCGCTGACCGGCGGCGCGGCCGACCTCTACGCGGCACGTACCGCCGACGGCACACCCGCCACCCTCGCCCCGGCCGACGGCGGCAACCAGCAGCAGTGGCAGCTCGTCCCGGCGGCCGCCGAGGGCAGCTACACGCTGGTCTCCCGGGCCAGCGGCAAGTGCCTGCTGCCACTCGGCGGCGTCGCGGTGGCCGGCGCCCCGCTGGTGCAGGGCGACTGCGCGAGCGCCGGCACCCAGTGGCGGCTGCAGGCCTCCGACTACGGCTTCACGCTGCGCAGCGGGACCGGGGATCTGGCGGTCGGTGTCGGCAGCCAGCGGTTCGGCTGGCACCGGGTGCTGACCCTGCAGCCGGACACCGGCCAGCGCCACCAGAGCTGGACAGCGGTCCCCAACTGA